Proteins found in one Micromonospora sp. WMMD1082 genomic segment:
- a CDS encoding Trm112 family protein: MALDPQLLDILACPDTHHAPLDYDAQAQTLTCTECGRIFEVRDDVPVLLLDEARGPAGRS; this comes from the coding sequence GTGGCCCTCGACCCGCAGTTGCTGGACATCCTCGCCTGCCCGGACACACACCATGCCCCGCTGGACTACGACGCGCAGGCCCAGACCCTGACCTGCACCGAGTGCGGCCGGATCTTCGAGGTACGCGACGACGTGCCGGTGCTCCTGCTGGACGAGGCGCGCGGCCCTGCGGGGCGGTCGTGA
- a CDS encoding cation diffusion facilitator family transporter, which produces MSASGGTRAIIAALLANLGIAVTKFVAYLLTSSSSMLAESIHSVADSGNQALLLLGGKRARRAATPQHPFGYGRERYVYAFIVSIVLFSLGGLFALYEAWHKWSDPHGITAWQWVPVTVLVAAIVMESFSFRTAIRESNLVRGGESWARFVRRSKAPELPVVLLEDFGALVGLVFALFGVGMTLITGDGRWDAAGTAMIGLLLVTIAIVLAVETKSLLLGEGAEPADVSVIEQAVTAGPEVERIIHMKTLYLGPEELMVAAKVAVARCETAEEVARGIDAVEARIRAAVPVARVIYLEPDIYQARAGSSTASGRPGS; this is translated from the coding sequence GTGAGTGCGTCGGGTGGCACCAGGGCGATCATTGCCGCGCTGCTGGCCAACCTCGGCATCGCCGTGACGAAGTTCGTCGCCTATCTGCTGACGAGTTCGTCGTCGATGCTGGCCGAGTCGATCCACTCGGTGGCCGATTCGGGCAACCAGGCGCTGCTCCTGCTCGGCGGCAAGCGGGCCCGGCGGGCGGCCACCCCGCAGCATCCCTTCGGCTACGGCCGGGAGCGCTACGTCTACGCGTTCATCGTCTCCATCGTGCTGTTCAGCCTGGGCGGGTTGTTCGCGCTCTACGAGGCGTGGCACAAGTGGTCCGACCCGCACGGGATCACCGCCTGGCAGTGGGTGCCGGTGACCGTGCTGGTTGCGGCGATCGTGATGGAGTCGTTCTCCTTCCGTACCGCGATCAGGGAGTCGAACCTGGTCCGGGGTGGCGAGTCCTGGGCCCGGTTCGTCCGCCGGTCCAAGGCGCCGGAGCTGCCGGTGGTGCTGCTGGAGGACTTCGGCGCGCTGGTCGGTCTGGTCTTCGCCCTGTTCGGCGTGGGCATGACGCTGATCACCGGTGACGGCCGGTGGGACGCGGCCGGCACCGCGATGATCGGTCTGTTGCTGGTGACCATCGCGATCGTGCTCGCGGTGGAGACCAAGAGCCTGCTGCTCGGTGAGGGGGCCGAGCCGGCGGACGTCTCGGTCATCGAGCAGGCGGTCACCGCCGGCCCGGAGGTCGAGCGGATCATCCACATGAAGACCCTCTACCTGGGCCCGGAGGAGCTGATGGTGGCCGCGAAGGTCGCGGTGGCCCGGTGCGAGACCGCCGAGGAGGTGGCCCGGGGCATCGACGCGGTGGAGGCACGGATCCGGGCCGCGGTGCCGGTGGCCCGGGTCATCTACCTCGAACCGGACATCTATCAGGCCAGGGCGGGCTCGTCGACGGCGTCCGGGCGCCCCGGGAGCTGA
- a CDS encoding aldehyde dehydrogenase family protein has protein sequence MEPTAFFVAGRPAHGAGELTVHHPYDGRPVGRTTLATADQVEAAVAAAAGVAATAAALPAHARAAALDHVSRRLAERAEEVAALITAENGKPVRWARAEVGRASSTFRWAAEEARRFSGELQRLDTDPAATGRIALVRRVPKGPVLGITPFNFPLNLVAHKVAPALAVGAPILVKPAPATPLSALLLGEILAETELPAGMFSVLPLPNERAAELVADPRLPVVSFTGSGPIGAAIRRAAPEKHVTLELGGNAAVLICQDWADDEDLTFAAHRVATFSNYQAGQSCIAVQRVYVHEWLYDGFLPRLVAAVRELRTGDPADPLTDVGPLVSEAAARRVEAWVDEAVTAGATIETGGRRDGATYPPTVLSGVPRDAKVRAEEVFGPVLVVDRVTDDTAGFAAVNDSAYGLQAGVFTRRLDVAFAAARTLEVGGVIVGDVPSYRADQMPYGGVKGSGVGREGLRSAMDDYTDPRVTVLTGVQL, from the coding sequence GTGGAGCCCACAGCGTTCTTCGTCGCCGGCCGGCCCGCCCACGGTGCCGGTGAGTTGACCGTCCACCACCCGTACGACGGCCGCCCGGTCGGGCGTACCACCCTCGCCACCGCCGACCAGGTCGAGGCGGCCGTGGCGGCGGCGGCCGGGGTGGCGGCGACGGCCGCCGCGTTGCCCGCGCACGCCCGCGCGGCGGCCCTGGACCACGTCTCGCGCCGGCTCGCCGAGCGGGCCGAGGAGGTCGCCGCCCTGATCACCGCCGAGAACGGCAAGCCGGTCAGGTGGGCCCGCGCCGAGGTGGGCCGGGCCAGCTCGACCTTCCGCTGGGCGGCCGAGGAGGCCCGGCGCTTCTCCGGTGAGCTGCAACGGCTCGACACCGACCCCGCGGCCACCGGCCGCATCGCCCTGGTGCGCCGGGTGCCGAAGGGGCCGGTGCTCGGCATCACCCCGTTCAACTTCCCGCTGAACCTGGTGGCGCACAAGGTCGCTCCGGCGCTCGCGGTCGGCGCGCCCATCCTGGTCAAGCCGGCGCCCGCCACCCCTCTGTCGGCGCTGCTGCTCGGCGAGATCCTGGCCGAGACCGAGCTGCCGGCGGGGATGTTCTCGGTGCTGCCGCTGCCCAACGAACGCGCCGCGGAGCTGGTCGCCGACCCCCGGCTGCCGGTCGTCTCGTTCACCGGCTCCGGGCCGATCGGCGCGGCGATCCGTCGGGCCGCACCGGAGAAACACGTGACGCTGGAACTGGGCGGCAACGCGGCGGTGCTGATCTGCCAGGACTGGGCCGACGACGAGGACCTCACCTTCGCGGCGCACCGCGTCGCCACCTTCTCCAACTACCAGGCCGGGCAGTCCTGCATCGCCGTGCAACGGGTCTACGTGCACGAGTGGCTCTACGACGGCTTCCTGCCCCGGTTGGTCGCGGCGGTGCGGGAACTGCGTACCGGTGACCCGGCCGACCCGCTGACCGACGTCGGGCCGCTGGTCTCCGAGGCCGCCGCGCGCCGGGTGGAGGCGTGGGTGGACGAGGCGGTCACGGCCGGCGCCACCATCGAGACCGGCGGCCGGCGGGACGGCGCGACCTACCCGCCGACGGTGCTCAGCGGGGTGCCGAGGGACGCCAAGGTCCGCGCCGAGGAGGTCTTCGGTCCGGTGCTCGTCGTGGACCGGGTCACCGACGACACCGCCGGCTTCGCCGCCGTCAACGACTCGGCGTACGGCCTGCAGGCCGGCGTCTTCACCCGCCGCCTCGACGTCGCCTTCGCAGCGGCGCGGACGCTGGAGGTGGGTGGGGTGATCGTCGGCGACGTGCCGTCCTACCGGGCCGACCAGATGCCGTACGGCGGGGTGAAGGGCAGCGGCGTGGGCCGGGAGGGGCTGCGCAGCGCCATGGACGACTACACCGACCCCCGCGTCACCGTCCTCACCGGCGTCCAGCTGTAG
- the manA gene encoding mannose-6-phosphate isomerase, class I, which yields MEPLYGQIKDYAWGSRSAIAALQGRPVPSDGPEAELWLGAHPGAPATVERGGARVALTEVLAAEPADWLGQPALDRFGARLPFLLKVLAAEAPLSLQAHPDAEQARAGYAAERARVGRHRNYVDPFHKPELLVALGPMEALCGFRAPATSARVLAGLGVPQLRPVLDALAAGPAGLAEAVRLLLDWPAAERAGLVAAARAAGGPDGDLVALLAEAYPADPGVLVALLLNRVRLAPGEAIWMPAGNLHAYLRGTGVEVMAASDNVLRGGLTPKHVDVAELLRVLRFEVLDQPVVAPRAVADGVVTWPVPVDDFALHRVTVDERRPEVTLTVPGPRVVLCASGRITVSDGLAAVTLGSGRAAVGPAAAGALTVTGAGAAYVASTGLD from the coding sequence GTGGAACCGCTGTACGGGCAGATCAAGGACTACGCCTGGGGCTCGCGCTCGGCGATCGCCGCACTCCAGGGGCGACCGGTGCCGAGCGATGGGCCGGAGGCCGAGTTGTGGCTCGGGGCGCACCCGGGCGCGCCGGCCACCGTCGAGCGCGGCGGTGCCCGGGTCGCGCTGACCGAGGTACTCGCCGCCGAGCCGGCCGACTGGCTCGGCCAGCCGGCCCTCGACCGGTTCGGGGCACGCCTGCCGTTCCTGCTCAAGGTGCTGGCGGCGGAGGCCCCGCTGAGCCTGCAGGCGCATCCGGACGCGGAGCAGGCGCGAGCCGGCTACGCCGCCGAGCGCGCCCGCGTCGGTCGGCACCGCAACTACGTCGACCCGTTCCACAAGCCCGAACTGCTGGTGGCGCTCGGGCCGATGGAGGCGCTGTGCGGGTTCCGCGCCCCGGCCACCTCGGCGAGGGTGCTCGCCGGGTTGGGCGTACCGCAGCTGCGTCCGGTGCTCGACGCGTTGGCCGCCGGGCCGGCGGGGCTGGCCGAGGCCGTACGCCTGCTGCTGGACTGGCCGGCGGCGGAGCGTGCCGGGCTGGTGGCGGCGGCCCGGGCGGCGGGCGGCCCGGACGGCGACCTGGTCGCGCTGCTGGCCGAGGCGTACCCGGCCGATCCGGGGGTGCTCGTCGCGTTGCTGCTCAACCGGGTGAGGTTGGCCCCGGGTGAGGCGATCTGGATGCCGGCCGGGAACCTGCACGCGTACCTGCGCGGTACCGGGGTGGAGGTGATGGCGGCCAGCGACAACGTGCTGCGCGGCGGTTTGACCCCGAAGCACGTGGACGTCGCCGAACTGCTGCGGGTGCTCCGCTTCGAGGTGCTGGATCAGCCGGTCGTGGCGCCGCGGGCGGTCGCCGACGGCGTGGTGACCTGGCCGGTGCCGGTGGACGACTTCGCGTTGCATCGGGTGACGGTGGACGAGCGACGACCCGAGGTGACGCTGACCGTGCCGGGTCCGCGGGTGGTGCTGTGCGCATCCGGCCGGATCACCGTGTCCGACGGGTTGGCGGCGGTGACGCTCGGCTCCGGCCGGGCCGCGGTCGGGCCGGCGGCGGCCGGAGCACTGACGGTGACGGGCGCGGGTGCGGCGTACGTCGCCTCCACCGGCCTGGACTGA
- a CDS encoding phosphomannomutase/phosphoglucomutase, with protein sequence MSDLSQIVKAYDVRGTVPDQWDERVAGALGVAFAQMLDAAGEPGQAVLIGHDMRASGPGLVAAFATGVRAEGRPVIEIGLASTDMVYYASGALGLPGAMFTASHNPAQYNGIKLCHAGARPVGQDSGLAEVRDRAQALLDKDEPLGAPTAPTQRRDLLPEYAAHLRTLVDLSGIRPLTVVVDAGNGMGGHTVPSVLGDAALAALPLRIVPLYFELDGTFPHHEANPLDPANLVDLQRAVVAHGADIGLAFDGDADRCFVVDERGEPVSPSAITALVAARELAKHPGSTVIHNLITSRAVPEIIREHGGEPVVARVGHSFIKAEMARTNAVFGGEHSAHYYFRDFWFADTGMLAAMHTLAALGEQPLPLSTLAAEYERYVASGEINSTVADQAAKVAEVRAAYPDAEADEMDGLTLRFPDGAWCNLRASNTEPLLRLNVEAPTAERMAALRDEVLERVRR encoded by the coding sequence GTGTCTGATCTGTCCCAGATCGTGAAGGCGTACGACGTCCGTGGGACGGTGCCGGACCAGTGGGACGAGCGTGTCGCCGGTGCCCTCGGTGTCGCCTTCGCCCAGATGCTCGACGCCGCCGGTGAGCCTGGGCAGGCCGTCCTGATCGGGCACGACATGCGGGCCTCCGGGCCCGGACTGGTCGCCGCCTTCGCCACCGGCGTACGCGCCGAGGGACGCCCCGTCATCGAGATCGGGCTCGCCTCGACGGACATGGTCTACTACGCCTCCGGCGCGCTCGGGCTGCCCGGGGCGATGTTCACCGCCAGCCACAACCCCGCGCAGTACAACGGCATCAAGTTGTGCCACGCCGGCGCCCGCCCCGTCGGGCAGGACAGCGGGCTGGCCGAGGTCCGCGACCGGGCGCAGGCCCTGCTCGACAAGGACGAGCCGCTCGGTGCGCCGACCGCGCCGACGCAGCGGCGTGACCTGCTGCCGGAGTACGCCGCACACCTGCGCACGCTGGTGGACCTGTCCGGCATCCGGCCGCTGACCGTGGTGGTGGACGCGGGCAACGGCATGGGCGGGCACACCGTGCCGAGCGTGCTCGGCGACGCGGCCCTGGCGGCCCTGCCGCTGCGGATCGTGCCGCTGTACTTCGAGTTGGACGGCACGTTCCCCCACCACGAGGCCAACCCGCTGGACCCGGCCAACCTGGTCGACCTGCAGCGCGCCGTGGTGGCGCACGGCGCGGACATCGGGCTGGCCTTCGACGGCGACGCCGACCGCTGCTTCGTGGTCGACGAGCGTGGCGAGCCGGTCTCGCCGTCGGCGATCACCGCGTTGGTCGCCGCCCGGGAGTTGGCCAAGCACCCCGGTTCGACGGTGATCCACAACCTGATCACCTCCCGCGCGGTACCGGAGATCATCCGGGAGCACGGTGGTGAGCCGGTGGTGGCCCGGGTCGGTCACTCGTTCATCAAGGCCGAGATGGCCCGTACCAACGCCGTCTTCGGTGGCGAGCACTCCGCGCACTACTACTTCCGGGACTTCTGGTTCGCCGACACCGGGATGCTGGCGGCCATGCACACCCTCGCCGCGCTCGGCGAGCAGCCGCTGCCGCTGTCCACGCTGGCCGCGGAGTACGAGCGGTACGTCGCCTCGGGCGAGATCAACTCCACGGTGGCGGACCAGGCGGCCAAGGTGGCCGAGGTGCGGGCCGCGTACCCGGACGCCGAGGCCGACGAGATGGACGGGCTCACCCTGCGTTTCCCCGACGGGGCGTGGTGCAACCTGCGCGCCTCGAACACCGAGCCGTTGCTGCGGCTCAACGTCGAGGCACCCACCGCCGAGCGGATGGCCGCGCTCCGCGACGAGGTGCTCGAACGGGTTCGCCGATAA
- a CDS encoding SIS domain-containing protein, which yields MIDGTAGVSGHRHADERLLDDPQALAERDPGGMLRHTASAGAQVRESAALAAEANLAVLAGEGRPRAVVIAGIGTAGRTGDVLATVAGPRCPVPVIAHRSAGVPGWVGAADVVIAVSASGRSPEALGAAEAAHRRGARLVAVGPADSQLQSVAERARAPFIPVPRRAPARASLWGLTVPVLLAARALGLVKVNEADLAETAARLDADADRSRPTAESFVNPAKSLALGLAGSIPIVWGSSPLAAVAARRFGDTLSANARYPVVTGALGEAGRGRVGLLDGVFGGLAEGERDIFADPEEPVGEGTRLRLVLLRDGGLNAEDDADEPLAVEERRADAVQTLAERRGVRCDVVTAEGGSALERLASLVAVPDFASIYLALVHGLDPMAVPAITEMKELSNQ from the coding sequence GTGATCGACGGAACGGCCGGCGTCAGCGGCCACCGCCACGCCGACGAGCGGCTGCTCGACGACCCGCAGGCGTTGGCCGAGCGGGATCCGGGCGGCATGCTGCGGCACACCGCCTCGGCGGGCGCGCAGGTACGCGAGTCGGCCGCGCTGGCCGCCGAGGCCAACCTTGCCGTGCTCGCTGGCGAGGGGCGTCCCCGGGCGGTCGTGATCGCCGGCATCGGCACCGCCGGGCGTACCGGTGACGTGCTGGCCACGGTCGCCGGGCCACGGTGTCCCGTGCCGGTCATCGCGCACCGCAGCGCCGGGGTGCCCGGCTGGGTCGGCGCGGCCGACGTGGTGATCGCGGTCAGCGCCTCCGGCCGCAGTCCCGAGGCGCTGGGTGCCGCCGAGGCCGCCCACCGTCGGGGTGCCCGGCTGGTCGCGGTGGGCCCGGCGGACTCGCAGCTGCAGTCGGTGGCCGAGCGGGCCCGCGCGCCGTTCATCCCGGTGCCCCGGCGGGCACCGGCCCGGGCCAGCCTCTGGGGCCTGACCGTGCCGGTCCTGCTCGCCGCCCGGGCGCTCGGGCTGGTGAAGGTCAACGAGGCGGACCTGGCGGAGACGGCGGCCCGGCTGGACGCCGACGCCGACCGCAGCCGCCCGACCGCGGAATCCTTCGTCAACCCCGCGAAGTCGCTCGCGCTCGGCCTGGCCGGTTCGATCCCGATCGTGTGGGGCTCGTCGCCGCTGGCCGCGGTCGCCGCCCGCCGCTTCGGCGACACCCTGTCGGCCAACGCCCGGTACCCGGTGGTCACCGGGGCGCTCGGCGAGGCGGGTCGGGGCCGGGTCGGCCTGCTCGACGGCGTCTTCGGTGGCCTGGCCGAGGGGGAGCGGGACATCTTCGCCGACCCGGAGGAGCCGGTCGGTGAGGGCACCCGACTGCGGCTGGTGCTGCTGCGTGACGGAGGGCTGAACGCCGAGGACGACGCCGACGAGCCCCTCGCCGTCGAGGAGCGGCGCGCCGACGCGGTGCAGACCCTCGCCGAACGGCGGGGCGTACGGTGCGACGTGGTGACCGCCGAGGGCGGTTCGGCGCTGGAGCGGCTGGCCTCCCTGGTGGCGGTGCCGGACTTCGCGTCGATCTACCTGGCGCTGGTGCACGGCCTGGATCCGATGGCCGTGCCGGCGATCACGGAGATGAAGGAGCTGTCCAACCAGTGA
- the ahcY gene encoding adenosylhomocysteinase, with protein sequence MTSTLPASASGTSSEARPRTLAEGDYKVADLSLAEFGRKEIRLAEHEMPGLMAIRREFADAQPLAGARITGSLHMTIQTAVLIETLVALGAQVRWASCNIFSTQDHAAAAIVVGPDGTPDAPAGIPVYAWKGETLEEYWWCTEMALTWPDGSAGDVGGPNMILDDGGDATLLVHKGVEFEKAGAVPPVESADSEEFAVILGLLHRSLAADGQRWTRIAAGIKGVTEETTTGVHRLYEMHRAGTLLFPAINVNDSVTKSKFDNKYGCRHSLIDGINRATDTLIGGKMAVVFGYGDVGKGCAESLRGQGARVVVTEVDPICALQAAMDGYQVATLDDVVERADIFITATGCFDVITNEHMARMKHQAIVGNIGHFDNEIDMAGLAKRSDVTRENIKPQVDLWKFDDGHAIIVLSEGRLLNLGNATGHPSFVMSNSFANQTIAQIELYTKTTEYPTGVYVLPKHLDEKVARLHLDALGARLTTLTNEQAAYLGITPEGPFKPDHYRY encoded by the coding sequence ATGACCAGCACCCTCCCGGCATCCGCCAGCGGCACGTCGTCCGAGGCACGGCCGCGCACTCTCGCCGAGGGCGACTACAAGGTGGCGGATCTGTCACTCGCCGAGTTCGGGCGCAAGGAGATCCGCCTCGCCGAGCACGAGATGCCCGGTCTGATGGCGATCCGCCGCGAGTTCGCCGACGCGCAGCCCCTCGCGGGCGCCCGGATCACCGGTTCGCTGCACATGACGATCCAGACCGCCGTCCTGATCGAGACCCTGGTCGCGCTCGGCGCGCAGGTCCGCTGGGCGTCCTGCAACATCTTCTCCACCCAGGACCACGCCGCCGCCGCGATCGTCGTCGGCCCCGACGGCACCCCCGACGCCCCCGCCGGGATTCCGGTCTACGCCTGGAAGGGCGAGACGCTGGAGGAGTACTGGTGGTGCACGGAGATGGCGCTGACGTGGCCCGACGGCTCGGCTGGCGATGTCGGCGGCCCCAACATGATCCTGGACGACGGTGGCGACGCCACGCTGCTCGTCCACAAGGGCGTCGAGTTCGAGAAGGCCGGTGCCGTGCCGCCGGTCGAGTCCGCCGACTCCGAGGAGTTCGCGGTCATCCTCGGCCTGCTGCACCGCTCGCTCGCCGCGGACGGCCAGCGCTGGACGCGGATCGCCGCCGGCATCAAGGGCGTCACCGAGGAGACCACCACCGGGGTGCACCGCCTCTACGAGATGCACCGCGCCGGCACCCTGCTCTTCCCGGCCATCAACGTCAACGACTCGGTGACCAAGAGCAAGTTCGACAACAAGTACGGCTGCCGCCACTCCCTGATCGACGGCATCAACCGCGCCACCGACACGCTGATCGGCGGCAAGATGGCCGTCGTGTTCGGCTACGGCGACGTGGGCAAGGGCTGCGCCGAGTCGTTGCGCGGCCAGGGCGCCCGGGTCGTGGTGACCGAGGTCGACCCGATCTGCGCGCTTCAGGCGGCGATGGACGGCTACCAGGTCGCCACCCTGGACGACGTGGTCGAGCGGGCCGACATCTTCATCACCGCCACCGGCTGCTTCGACGTCATCACCAACGAGCACATGGCCCGGATGAAGCACCAGGCCATCGTCGGCAACATCGGCCACTTCGACAACGAGATCGACATGGCCGGCCTGGCGAAGCGCTCGGATGTCACGCGGGAGAACATCAAGCCGCAGGTCGACCTCTGGAAGTTCGACGACGGCCACGCGATCATCGTGCTCTCCGAGGGTCGTCTGCTGAACCTGGGCAACGCCACCGGCCACCCGAGCTTCGTGATGTCGAACTCGTTCGCCAACCAGACCATCGCCCAGATCGAGCTGTACACCAAGACCACCGAGTACCCCACCGGCGTGTACGTGCTCCCCAAGCACCTGGACGAGAAGGTCGCCCGGCTGCACCTGGACGCGCTCGGCGCCAGGCTGACCACGCTGACCAACGAGCAGGCCGCGTACCTCGGCATCACCCCGGAGGGCCCGTTCAAGCCGGACCACTACCGCTACTGA
- a CDS encoding SUKH-3 domain-containing protein — translation MIDREQAEQIAAVWARRDSLRLGRDCQPVVTEFDLGYVITSTVSTPARALPGDLPTTVVDKQTGEVTTWPRVPPEVVERLYRRSRSTGPRFPRTVDPAGQLLREIRRLPTPTTTAHLTLDGRIFTARGAKGDVTLHHHPLVRAYLDELPAGRLVRGGDRHAEFVVVSDVLHEYDHRRNAEGIAQMSTGDARDLLESARIEVFQVREPGDPHGGPAERPCDSCLDMLVEFHALPSSERAHTVPRLAEPAPDPAPGRFPPEVAHALVAAGWRPHFDDAATATSAMHDVAAVRGRTHEHAAIPAATAALTAFPSLTSERRGPGEQVWISPFDVRPRRVAHTADSLGDFATVIGARLFPIGTESRHSIIAVDEHGRIFALDQAGEWFLGADIDAALITLLLGRAPARVRDDGSW, via the coding sequence GTGATCGACCGCGAACAGGCCGAGCAGATCGCAGCCGTGTGGGCCCGCCGCGATTCGCTACGACTGGGGCGCGACTGCCAGCCGGTCGTCACGGAGTTCGACCTCGGGTACGTCATCACCTCCACCGTGTCCACACCGGCCAGAGCGCTTCCCGGCGACCTGCCCACCACCGTGGTCGACAAACAGACCGGCGAGGTGACCACCTGGCCACGCGTACCGCCCGAGGTGGTCGAGCGGCTCTACCGCCGCAGCCGGTCCACCGGGCCGCGGTTTCCGCGCACCGTCGACCCGGCCGGTCAGCTGCTACGGGAGATCCGCCGGCTGCCCACCCCGACCACGACCGCGCATCTCACCCTCGACGGGCGGATCTTCACCGCCCGGGGCGCCAAGGGGGACGTGACGCTCCACCATCATCCGCTGGTCCGCGCGTACCTCGACGAACTGCCCGCCGGCCGCCTGGTGCGGGGCGGCGACCGGCACGCCGAGTTCGTCGTCGTCTCCGACGTCCTGCACGAGTACGACCACCGCCGCAACGCCGAAGGCATCGCCCAGATGAGCACGGGCGACGCGAGGGACCTGCTGGAGTCCGCGCGCATCGAGGTGTTCCAGGTGCGCGAACCGGGCGACCCGCACGGTGGCCCGGCCGAGCGGCCCTGCGATTCGTGCCTCGACATGCTGGTGGAGTTCCACGCCCTGCCGTCATCCGAACGGGCCCACACCGTGCCCCGGCTCGCCGAACCCGCCCCGGACCCCGCGCCGGGCCGCTTTCCGCCGGAGGTCGCTCACGCACTGGTCGCCGCCGGTTGGCGGCCGCACTTCGACGACGCGGCGACGGCGACGTCGGCCATGCACGACGTCGCGGCGGTGCGCGGCAGGACGCATGAGCACGCCGCGATCCCCGCGGCGACCGCCGCCCTCACCGCCTTCCCGAGCCTGACCAGTGAGCGGCGCGGCCCGGGTGAGCAGGTGTGGATCTCACCCTTCGACGTCCGCCCCCGCCGGGTGGCACACACCGCCGACTCGCTCGGCGACTTCGCGACGGTGATCGGTGCACGGCTCTTCCCGATCGGCACGGAGAGCCGGCACAGCATCATCGCGGTGGACGAACATGGCCGGATCTTCGCGCTGGATCAGGCCGGCGAATGGTTCCTCGGCGCCGACATCGACGCCGCGCTGATCACCCTGCTGCTCGGCCGCGCCCCCGCCCGGGTACGCGACGACGGCAGCTGGTGA
- a CDS encoding gamma-aminobutyraldehyde dehydrogenase, with product MSDQQKLRNFVNGEYVEPVDGGYADLIDPCTGDVFARAPVSGAADVDAAMTAAATAFDSWRDSTPAERQRALLKLADAVEARAADLVDAEVRNTGKPRQLTAEEELPPAVDEFRFFAGAARLLEGRSAGEYLAGHTSYVRREPIGVCAQVTPWNYPLMMAVWKIAPALAAGNTVVLKPSDTTPVSTLLLAEIAAEFLPAGVFNVVCGDRDTGRALVAHPTPRLVSITGSTRAGAEVAAAAAPDLKRTHLELGGKAPVVVFDDADIAAAAEAIAVGGYFNAGQDCTAATRVLTAPGVHEDFVAALTEQARNTRTGAPDDEDVLYGPLNNAHQLARVRGFLDRLPDHASVRTGGAQVGERGYFYAPTVVSGVRQDDEIIQDEVFGPVITVQRFSDEDEAVRWANGVDYGLSASVWTRDHGRAMRMTRRLDFGCVWVNTHIPFISEMPHGGFKHSGHGKDLSVYSLEDYTRIKHVMHNIGA from the coding sequence ATGAGTGACCAGCAGAAGCTGCGCAACTTCGTCAACGGCGAGTACGTCGAGCCGGTCGACGGCGGCTACGCCGACCTGATCGACCCCTGCACCGGTGACGTCTTCGCCCGGGCCCCGGTCTCCGGTGCCGCCGATGTGGACGCGGCGATGACGGCCGCCGCGACCGCCTTCGACAGCTGGCGGGACAGCACGCCCGCCGAGCGGCAGCGGGCGCTGCTCAAGCTCGCCGACGCGGTCGAGGCCCGCGCCGCCGACCTGGTCGACGCGGAGGTACGCAACACCGGCAAGCCCCGCCAGCTCACCGCCGAGGAGGAGCTGCCACCCGCCGTCGACGAGTTCCGTTTCTTCGCCGGTGCCGCCCGCCTGCTGGAGGGCCGTTCGGCCGGCGAGTACCTGGCCGGGCACACCTCGTACGTGCGGCGCGAGCCGATCGGGGTCTGCGCCCAGGTCACCCCGTGGAACTACCCGCTGATGATGGCGGTGTGGAAGATCGCTCCCGCGCTCGCCGCCGGCAACACGGTCGTGCTCAAGCCCTCCGACACCACGCCCGTGTCGACGCTGCTGCTGGCCGAGATCGCCGCCGAGTTCCTGCCGGCGGGCGTGTTCAACGTCGTCTGCGGCGACCGGGACACCGGGCGTGCCCTCGTCGCGCATCCCACCCCGCGACTGGTCTCCATCACCGGCTCGACCCGGGCCGGCGCGGAGGTCGCCGCGGCCGCCGCGCCCGACCTCAAGCGCACCCATCTGGAGCTGGGCGGCAAGGCCCCGGTGGTGGTCTTCGACGATGCGGACATCGCGGCGGCGGCCGAGGCCATCGCCGTCGGTGGCTACTTCAACGCCGGCCAGGACTGCACGGCGGCGACCCGGGTGCTCACCGCGCCCGGCGTCCACGAGGACTTCGTCGCCGCCCTCACCGAACAGGCCCGCAACACGAGGACCGGCGCGCCGGACGACGAGGACGTGCTCTACGGCCCGCTCAACAACGCCCACCAGCTGGCCCGGGTGCGCGGCTTCCTCGACCGGCTGCCCGACCACGCGTCGGTGCGCACCGGCGGCGCGCAGGTGGGCGAGCGCGGCTACTTCTACGCCCCGACCGTCGTCTCCGGCGTCCGACAGGACGACGAGATCATCCAGGACGAGGTGTTCGGGCCGGTCATCACCGTGCAGCGGTTTTCCGACGAGGACGAGGCGGTGCGCTGGGCCAACGGCGTGGACTACGGCCTGTCCGCCTCGGTCTGGACGCGCGATCACGGCCGGGCGATGCGGATGACCCGGCGGCTCGACTTCGGCTGCGTCTGGGTGAACACCCACATCCCGTTCATCTCCGAGATGCCGCACGGCGGCTTCAAGCACTCCGGGCACGGCAAGGACCTCTCCGTCTACAGCCTGGAGGACTACACCCGGATCAAGCACGTCATGCACAACATCGGGGCCTGA